In Methanolobus chelungpuianus, a genomic segment contains:
- a CDS encoding TIGR00375 family protein, whose protein sequence is MIINADLHLHSKYSMACSGRMDLPTIAQEAAKKGIDLVATGDCIHPLWMKEIRKASLDDENISIGRTSFTLTTEIEDANRVHHLLILPSLSKAEELAETISRYGNLESDGRPTVRLDGVQIAEIARDVSALIGPCHAFTPWTAMYAYHDSLKSCYGDMTDYVSFLELGLSADSDYADRISELHRLTFLSNSDAHSPVSNKLAREFNRMEVPDMSFEGLRKAILRENSYRVILNVGFYPQEGKYNESACIKCFTHYSLEESVSKKWKCSVCGGRIKKGVYDRVNELADLPEPIHPEHRPPYVHLMPLSEIIMMALGHASINTKGVQDAWNALLDRFTDELQVLLHVPAESMDFVDRRIVDAILAFREERVILHPGGGGQYGRIELPSGTDTGRAGKGEKGRDNKKGQSSLFDF, encoded by the coding sequence ATGATAATCAACGCAGACCTCCACCTGCACTCAAAATATTCAATGGCCTGTTCGGGCAGAATGGACCTTCCCACCATCGCACAGGAAGCTGCAAAAAAAGGCATAGACCTGGTCGCAACAGGAGACTGTATACATCCCCTGTGGATGAAAGAGATCAGGAAAGCCTCCCTTGACGACGAGAACATATCCATAGGAAGGACTTCTTTTACACTTACCACTGAAATAGAGGATGCAAACCGAGTGCATCATCTTCTGATACTGCCGTCCCTGTCAAAGGCAGAAGAGCTCGCAGAAACAATATCCCGATATGGCAACCTGGAATCCGACGGACGCCCTACCGTGCGCCTTGACGGAGTGCAGATTGCCGAGATAGCAAGGGATGTTAGCGCCCTGATAGGCCCGTGTCATGCTTTTACTCCCTGGACTGCAATGTATGCATACCATGATTCCCTTAAGAGCTGCTATGGAGACATGACGGACTATGTTTCCTTCCTCGAGCTGGGCCTGAGTGCGGATAGCGATTATGCTGACCGCATAAGCGAACTGCACAGACTTACCTTCCTTTCCAACTCCGATGCACACTCCCCGGTTTCCAATAAGCTTGCAAGGGAATTCAACAGGATGGAAGTGCCCGATATGTCCTTTGAAGGGCTAAGGAAAGCAATCCTCAGGGAGAACAGTTATCGTGTGATCCTGAATGTCGGATTCTATCCTCAGGAAGGAAAGTACAATGAATCTGCCTGCATCAAATGCTTCACCCATTACTCACTGGAAGAGAGCGTATCAAAAAAATGGAAATGCAGTGTTTGCGGCGGCCGGATAAAGAAAGGCGTATATGACAGGGTCAACGAGCTTGCAGACCTGCCGGAGCCCATCCATCCTGAACACAGGCCCCCCTACGTACACCTGATGCCCCTGTCAGAGATCATCATGATGGCCCTGGGGCATGCAAGCATCAATACGAAGGGAGTACAGGACGCCTGGAATGCGCTCCTTGACAGGTTCACGGATGAACTGCAGGTGCTCCTGCATGTACCTGCCGAAAGCATGGACTTCGTGGACAGGAGGATAGTTGACGCGATCCTTGCATTCAGGGAAGAGAGAGTGATCCTCCACCCCGGAGGGGGCGGGCAGTATGGCCGCATAGAACTTCCCTCTGGTACGGATACGGGCAGAGCGGGGAAAGGTGAGAAGGGCAGGGACAATAAAAAAGGCCAGAGCTCACTGTTTGACTTTTGA
- a CDS encoding 50S ribosomal protein L44e has product MKIPKRFKTYCPSCKKHTEIVVERVKKGKASSLTHIARQKKRQTGIGNTGKFSKVPGGDKPTKRIWLKYKCTECNKAHQRPAFRAKKFEFAE; this is encoded by the coding sequence ATGAAGATCCCGAAGAGATTCAAAACATATTGCCCTTCATGCAAGAAACACACTGAGATAGTTGTGGAAAGAGTGAAGAAGGGAAAAGCATCGTCTTTGACACACATTGCAAGACAGAAGAAGAGACAGACCGGAATAGGCAACACCGGTAAATTCTCAAAGGTCCCCGGAGGAGACAAACCCACCAAGAGGATCTGGCTCAAGTACAAGTGCACTGAGTGCAACAAAGCACACCAGAGGCCAGCTTTCAGAGCAAAGAAATTCGAATTCGCGGAGTGA
- a CDS encoding tyrosine-type recombinase/integrase: MASIYNHEKSLSLLEQRIEAASYSRENKDLMYRFRDVLYAEGLKTVRVLKYISTLHILVRDYNLDLKNATIDDLYRVVGKIERKDIKQWTKHDYKLTLKRFFRWQNGGDDPECTKWIRVKGQINRKIPEELLTESDIKKMILAANHLRDKAFIAVLYDSGARISEIGNLKLKHIVYDQYGAVLTIDGKTGMRRVRLVFSVPYLASWIDMHPNKMNSDSFLWLNIGQRNQGGHMQHPAFSSLVKRIAKKAGVDKRVYSHLFRHSRSTELAQHLTQAQMEDHLGWVHGSDMPRTYIHLSGRQIDDAILRIHGIVKKEDLRPELTAVTCLRCEHVNGSTSKFCAKCGMVLNIETAVNLDEKRAEISIALMELAARDPEVAKILAEVVL, translated from the coding sequence ATGGCGTCTATTTACAATCACGAAAAAAGTTTAAGTTTACTTGAACAAAGGATTGAAGCTGCTAGTTACAGTCGTGAGAATAAAGATTTAATGTACAGATTTCGGGATGTTCTTTATGCGGAGGGTCTCAAAACTGTTCGAGTGCTTAAATATATTTCAACACTTCATATTTTAGTTCGTGATTATAATCTTGATTTAAAAAACGCTACTATTGACGATCTCTATCGTGTGGTTGGAAAAATTGAACGTAAAGATATTAAGCAGTGGACTAAACACGATTATAAGCTAACTCTTAAGCGTTTCTTTCGTTGGCAGAATGGAGGGGATGATCCGGAATGCACAAAATGGATTCGTGTAAAGGGCCAAATTAACAGGAAGATTCCTGAGGAACTTTTAACGGAGTCTGATATTAAAAAGATGATTCTTGCAGCTAATCATTTAAGGGATAAGGCCTTTATTGCTGTTCTTTATGACAGTGGTGCTCGTATAAGTGAAATTGGAAATTTGAAATTAAAGCATATTGTATATGATCAATACGGAGCTGTTTTAACTATTGATGGTAAAACAGGAATGAGAAGAGTAAGGCTTGTTTTTTCTGTCCCTTATCTTGCTTCCTGGATTGATATGCACCCTAATAAAATGAATTCGGATTCGTTTTTATGGCTTAATATTGGCCAGCGAAACCAAGGAGGACATATGCAGCATCCGGCTTTTAGTTCTCTTGTCAAAAGAATTGCTAAAAAGGCCGGAGTTGATAAAAGAGTTTATAGTCATCTTTTTAGGCATTCCCGAAGTACTGAATTAGCCCAACACCTTACCCAGGCACAAATGGAGGACCATTTAGGATGGGTTCATGGTTCAGATATGCCTCGAACTTATATTCACTTATCAGGTCGTCAAATTGATGACGCTATTTTAAGAATTCATGGAATAGTTAAAAAAGAAGATTTAAGGCCTGAATTAACTGCAGTTACGTGTTTACGGTGTGAACATGTAAATGGTTCTACATCTAAATTTTGTGCTAAGTGTGGAATGGTTCTTAATATAGAAACTGCAGTGAATCTTGATGAAAAAAGGGCTGAAATTTCCATTGCCTTAATGGAGCTTGCAGCTAGGGATCCAGAAGTTGCAAAAATATTAGCTGAAGTTGTGTTATGA
- a CDS encoding RNA-protein complex protein Nop10, with the protein MGLKIHRCRNCSRYTFEEKCPSCGSVAVDPSPARYSPKDPYGKYRRLARKEELCRK; encoded by the coding sequence TTGGGACTGAAGATCCACAGATGCCGGAACTGCAGCAGGTACACCTTCGAGGAGAAGTGCCCTTCATGCGGATCAGTTGCCGTGGACCCCAGTCCTGCCAGATACTCCCCTAAGGACCCGTATGGTAAATATCGCCGCTTGGCAAGGAAGGAGGAACTATGCAGGAAATAA
- the priS gene encoding DNA primase catalytic subunit PriS encodes MDDKTRAFIVSKFQEYYSQAQLTLPPEFTSREWGFIEFGSADDVFMKRHRDFGSEGELYDYLRGMAPAHAYYSVAYYEYPGAPKMKEKNWLKADLIFDIDSDHLPGKINSYGDMLEKGKKETLKLLDFLINDFGFDESAVHAVFSGGRGYHFHISDPSVLSLESPERREIVDYISGKISPEMHYSKEWMVGEHGSGTETFRGKTAVPYKYILRNNGAGWGKRIANYIVQYLISESTKPDKDMFRELRDLKGFGKSTSKRFQELKRISKSSAALQDIIKYGRLDFGPVDDFQDVIHQLISQAVDQSKVNFGNTQVDEPVTADIKRLIRLPGSLHGKSGMKVTALKMDELEGFEPLNDAVVFGDKSVKIKAIKPFAVQMKGKDLMVEEGVQEVPEYAAVYLICRGVAEYGSH; translated from the coding sequence ATGGATGATAAAACACGGGCTTTCATTGTATCGAAATTCCAGGAATATTACTCACAGGCGCAACTCACACTGCCGCCGGAGTTCACTTCAAGGGAATGGGGATTCATCGAGTTCGGAAGTGCAGACGACGTTTTCATGAAAAGGCACAGGGACTTCGGGTCAGAGGGGGAACTGTATGACTACCTCAGGGGAATGGCGCCTGCCCATGCATACTACTCCGTGGCCTACTATGAGTATCCGGGAGCCCCGAAGATGAAGGAGAAGAACTGGCTTAAGGCAGACCTGATATTCGATATAGACTCGGACCATCTCCCAGGCAAGATAAATTCCTACGGCGACATGCTGGAGAAAGGAAAAAAAGAAACCCTCAAGCTGCTGGATTTCCTCATCAATGATTTCGGATTCGATGAGAGCGCCGTACATGCAGTATTCTCAGGAGGGAGAGGATATCATTTTCATATCAGCGATCCTTCGGTGCTGTCCCTTGAAAGCCCTGAAAGGCGTGAGATCGTTGATTATATTAGTGGAAAAATTAGCCCCGAAATGCACTATAGTAAAGAATGGATGGTTGGAGAACATGGAAGTGGTACAGAAACATTCAGAGGTAAAACAGCTGTACCTTATAAATACATTTTAAGAAATAATGGAGCAGGGTGGGGGAAAAGGATTGCAAATTATATTGTCCAATACCTGATATCTGAATCTACGAAACCTGACAAGGACATGTTTCGAGAACTGAGGGATTTAAAGGGATTTGGGAAAAGCACATCCAAAAGATTTCAAGAACTAAAGAGAATATCTAAAAGCTCAGCAGCTTTACAAGACATCATTAAATATGGGAGATTGGATTTTGGACCCGTTGACGATTTTCAAGATGTAATTCATCAATTAATAAGCCAAGCTGTAGATCAATCAAAAGTAAATTTTGGGAATACTCAGGTTGACGAGCCGGTCACCGCAGACATAAAGCGCCTCATACGCCTTCCCGGGTCCCTTCACGGCAAGTCAGGGATGAAAGTGACTGCCCTAAAGATGGACGAGCTTGAAGGTTTCGAGCCCCTGAACGATGCTGTGGTGTTCGGGGACAAATCGGTAAAGATAAAAGCAATCAAGCCTTTTGCTGTGCAGATGAAAGGAAAGGATCTCATGGTAGAGGAAGGCGTGCAGGAAGTGCCGGAATATGCGGCTGTGTACCTGATATGCAGAGGTGTGGCTGAATATGGATCGCACTGA
- a CDS encoding translation initiation factor IF-2 subunit alpha — translation MEKNNWPEIGEFVVCTVKDVTDFGAYTTLEEYDGKEGFIHISEIKAGWVKYVRDHVREGQKIVCKVLNVDPSRRHIDLSLKDVNEHQKRAKIQEWKSEQKATKWLQFVAEETGTNEEEMQKVAQKLAEHFGSLYSAFEEAAMIGANAFNDVKLKKKLTASIVQIAQNNIKLPYVDIAGYVDLTCILPEGIEVIKSALIAANDIQEENVRVDITYTGAPRYRIKVIAPDYKKAESVLKKAATTAVTTIEQLGGKGEFHRHNDTVKA, via the coding sequence ATGGAAAAGAACAATTGGCCAGAGATCGGAGAATTCGTTGTATGTACCGTTAAGGATGTCACTGACTTCGGCGCATACACGACACTGGAAGAGTATGACGGGAAGGAAGGTTTCATCCATATCTCCGAGATCAAGGCCGGATGGGTCAAGTACGTCAGGGACCACGTGAGAGAAGGACAGAAGATAGTCTGTAAAGTACTCAATGTGGACCCCTCCCGCCGTCACATTGACCTTTCCCTCAAGGATGTCAATGAGCACCAGAAGCGTGCAAAGATCCAGGAATGGAAGAGCGAGCAGAAAGCTACCAAATGGCTCCAGTTCGTGGCAGAGGAGACAGGCACCAATGAGGAAGAGATGCAGAAGGTTGCCCAGAAGCTGGCAGAGCATTTCGGCAGCCTGTACTCGGCCTTTGAAGAAGCCGCAATGATCGGCGCCAACGCTTTCAATGACGTCAAGCTGAAGAAGAAACTGACAGCCAGCATAGTCCAGATTGCGCAGAACAATATCAAGCTGCCTTATGTGGATATCGCAGGCTATGTCGACCTGACCTGCATCCTGCCCGAAGGGATAGAGGTCATAAAATCAGCCCTGATAGCAGCCAATGATATCCAGGAAGAGAATGTAAGGGTGGACATCACTTACACAGGTGCGCCCAGGTACCGCATAAAAGTGATCGCACCGGACTACAAGAAAGCGGAATCAGTGCTTAAGAAAGCTGCCACCACAGCTGTCACTACTATCGAGCAGCTTGGCGGGAAGGGAGAGTTCCACCGGCACAACGATACAGTAAAGGCGTGA
- the rqcH gene encoding ribosome rescue protein RqcH, which produces MKQEMTSADVAALVFELSSGENSIIDSKIGKIYQPAPDELRINLFVYNKGKDNLVIEAGKRAHMSEHILESPKIPQSFPMLLRKHVMAGRITYVKQYDFDRIIEIGMVRGGVETILVAELFSPGNIVLLDSERKIILPMRPVTFRGRRIRSGEVYQYPEAQLSPVDAGEKDLEAVFSSSDSDVVRTIATRFNLGGTLAEEVCLRAGIDKNTPARDMGIEGVVRIAGSMRELFSPLTKGELSPYIVKKEIKGETRPVDVAPFELRSHAGLEKEAFPSFNKALDAFFGKRSAEGVTQVVEAVKKEKVDVFERRLKKQEEAIENFGRDAERQVEVAEKIYAHYQAIETVTGVLESARQKGYSWDEIRSILKKAKDTVPAAKAISSIDPATGKMVLDLDGTKATIDLKLTIPQNAQSYYEKAKKLARKKEGALKAIEDTRAAMQKREKKAVSDGRRKAHMKKHWYDRFRWFYSSEGFLVVGGRDAETNEELVKKYMDKSDIVFHTQDPGAPMTVIKAQGKPVTEQTLTEAAQFVVSYSSIWKSGQFSGDCYWVLPGQVSKTPESGEYVKKGAFIIRGERNYFRDVPVGAAVALELGAETRVIGGPVSAVRQHGQHVIELTPGKFNQNDIAKKIYKVYVDRLKEVNFVKQIASPDRIAMMLPPGESDIKA; this is translated from the coding sequence ATGAAGCAGGAAATGACAAGTGCAGATGTTGCTGCTCTGGTGTTTGAACTGAGTTCGGGAGAGAACTCTATCATCGATTCAAAGATAGGCAAGATATACCAGCCTGCGCCCGATGAGCTGCGTATCAACCTCTTTGTTTATAACAAGGGCAAGGACAATCTTGTCATTGAGGCAGGCAAACGTGCCCACATGAGCGAGCACATACTTGAGAGCCCCAAGATACCGCAGTCTTTTCCCATGCTTTTGAGAAAACATGTGATGGCAGGCCGCATCACCTATGTGAAACAGTACGATTTTGACAGGATCATTGAGATCGGCATGGTCCGCGGCGGCGTTGAGACAATACTCGTTGCAGAGCTCTTCTCCCCTGGCAATATAGTCCTGCTGGACTCGGAACGCAAGATCATCCTTCCCATGAGGCCAGTGACTTTCAGGGGCAGAAGGATAAGGAGTGGAGAGGTCTACCAGTATCCTGAGGCCCAGCTTAGCCCTGTGGATGCAGGCGAGAAGGACCTGGAGGCCGTGTTCTCGTCCTCGGATTCGGATGTGGTGCGCACCATAGCCACCAGGTTCAACCTGGGAGGCACCCTGGCAGAAGAGGTATGCCTCAGGGCCGGGATCGATAAGAACACTCCTGCGAGGGACATGGGCATTGAAGGTGTTGTACGCATTGCAGGCTCGATGCGGGAACTGTTCTCCCCGCTCACAAAGGGAGAGCTCAGCCCGTATATCGTTAAAAAGGAAATAAAGGGTGAGACCAGGCCGGTCGATGTAGCCCCGTTTGAACTCAGATCACATGCAGGTCTTGAGAAAGAAGCCTTCCCCTCCTTTAACAAAGCCCTTGATGCATTTTTCGGCAAAAGGTCTGCTGAGGGGGTCACCCAGGTAGTTGAGGCTGTAAAGAAGGAAAAGGTGGATGTTTTTGAAAGGCGCCTGAAAAAGCAGGAGGAAGCCATAGAGAACTTCGGCAGGGACGCTGAAAGACAGGTGGAAGTGGCCGAGAAGATCTATGCCCATTACCAGGCTATAGAAACTGTCACCGGTGTCCTCGAGAGCGCCCGGCAGAAGGGTTACTCGTGGGACGAGATAAGGTCCATTCTCAAGAAGGCAAAGGACACGGTCCCCGCGGCAAAGGCCATATCGAGCATCGACCCGGCCACGGGTAAGATGGTGCTTGACCTTGATGGCACGAAGGCCACCATTGACCTGAAGCTGACGATCCCGCAGAATGCCCAGTCATACTATGAGAAGGCCAAAAAGCTGGCCAGGAAGAAGGAAGGTGCATTGAAGGCTATTGAAGATACCAGGGCGGCCATGCAGAAGAGGGAAAAGAAGGCAGTTTCCGACGGCAGGCGCAAGGCCCACATGAAAAAGCACTGGTACGACCGCTTCAGATGGTTCTATTCATCCGAGGGTTTCCTTGTAGTGGGCGGAAGGGATGCGGAAACGAACGAGGAGCTCGTAAAGAAGTACATGGACAAGAGCGATATAGTCTTCCACACCCAGGACCCTGGCGCACCCATGACCGTAATAAAAGCTCAGGGCAAGCCTGTGACCGAACAGACCCTGACGGAGGCCGCACAGTTCGTAGTATCCTATTCCAGCATCTGGAAGTCCGGCCAGTTCAGCGGGGATTGCTACTGGGTCCTGCCCGGGCAGGTCTCAAAGACTCCCGAATCAGGCGAGTATGTGAAAAAGGGTGCTTTCATCATCCGCGGTGAGCGTAACTACTTCCGTGATGTCCCCGTGGGAGCGGCTGTTGCCCTGGAGCTTGGGGCGGAGACACGCGTCATAGGAGGTCCGGTGTCAGCAGTAAGGCAGCACGGGCAGCACGTCATAGAACTGACTCCCGGGAAGTTCAACCAGAACGATAT
- a CDS encoding proteasome assembly chaperone family protein, translated as MQEIKVIRLKDELQLREPVFLVGLPGVGHVGKLVAEHLIEELDAEKIIEIYSHHFPPQVLVDENSEIHMVNNEMYICSTDECDILILVGDHQSSTAEGHYQLCDLYLDIAEEFGIKKIYTLGGFPTGQLTHSDEVLGAVNNPELKEELVNAGVVFRENEPGGGIVGASGLILGLSRFRKMDAACLMGLTSGYLVDPKSAQSLLKVISRLFSIEIDEGPLEERAKEMEKIVARLKEVEQQQQQMAMPEANIKDEDLRYIG; from the coding sequence ATGCAGGAAATAAAAGTAATTCGGCTTAAGGATGAACTTCAGCTACGAGAACCGGTATTCCTTGTGGGCCTTCCCGGCGTGGGACATGTAGGAAAACTTGTTGCAGAACACCTTATCGAAGAGCTTGATGCAGAGAAGATCATCGAGATATACTCACATCACTTTCCTCCACAGGTACTCGTTGACGAGAACAGCGAGATCCATATGGTCAACAACGAGATGTATATCTGCAGTACTGACGAATGCGATATTCTCATCCTTGTAGGGGACCACCAGAGCAGTACTGCTGAAGGGCACTACCAGCTATGCGACCTCTATCTTGACATCGCAGAAGAGTTCGGGATCAAAAAGATATATACGCTTGGAGGATTCCCTACAGGGCAGCTCACACATTCCGATGAGGTCCTGGGAGCCGTCAATAACCCGGAGCTTAAGGAAGAGCTCGTTAATGCAGGAGTCGTTTTCAGGGAGAACGAGCCCGGAGGAGGGATCGTAGGCGCTTCAGGTCTTATACTGGGACTGAGCAGGTTCAGGAAAATGGATGCTGCATGCCTTATGGGACTTACTTCCGGATACCTTGTGGACCCCAAGAGCGCGCAATCACTGCTGAAGGTCATATCCAGGCTGTTCTCTATCGAGATTGATGAAGGTCCCCTCGAAGAGCGTGCAAAGGAGATGGAGAAGATCGTTGCCCGTCTCAAAGAGGTCGAACAGCAGCAACAGCAGATGGCTATGCCTGAAGCGAATATCAAGGACGAGGACCTGCGATACATCGGCTGA
- a CDS encoding 30S ribosomal protein S27e, producing the protein MNKPKSRFLRVKCNDCENEQVIFGSASRKVTCLVCGRTLAEPTGGKSTITTHILEVLE; encoded by the coding sequence ATGAACAAGCCCAAGAGCAGATTCCTGCGTGTGAAATGCAACGACTGCGAGAACGAGCAGGTCATCTTCGGCAGTGCAAGCCGCAAGGTAACATGCCTCGTTTGCGGCAGGACACTTGCAGAGCCCACCGGCGGCAAATCCACGATAACAACGCATATCCTTGAAGTCCTTGAATAA